The window GGCCCACTACCGACTGAACGTCCTCGGGCTGCTGGGGCTGTCCATCGTCGGGGTGAGCTACCAGTTCTACCCGCCCGCAGTCGGTCGGTTCCGCGGCGCCGGTGACCGCACCGCGCTCGCGGCCATCGGGCTCGTCGCCGCGGGCCTGCTCGTCGAGGTCGCGGGGCTGGCCGTCGGAGTCGGCCCCGCTGCAGTCACCGGTCGAGTCCTCGCGCTGGTCGGGGCCGCGGTCCACCTTTACCTGCTCGCGGGGCTGTTCAGACAGCGCTACGGGTAGGCAGTCGGACCCGGCCGAAAAAGGGCGTCGAGCGGAGAGCGAGCGGTGGCGTCAGTCGGCGGCGATGTCCTCGTCGAACTGCTCGCCGACCTGCGAGAGCTCGTCGAGGGCCTGCTCCTCCTCGCGCAGCGTCTGCTCGAGGGTGTCGGCGGCCTCGTCGTAGCCGAGCTTGCCGGCCAGCGAGGTGGCGTTGCCGTAGGCGGCGATCTCGTAGTGCTCGGTCTTCTGGCCGACCTCGATGTTGTAGCGGTCGAGGACCTCGCCCTCGTTCTCCTGGGCGAACTGCTCGTGTTCGTCGATCAGCGCGTCGACGACCTGCTCCTGCTTGGCGTCCGGCTCCTGGTCCATCTGCTCGAACACCTGCTCCAGCCGGTTCACGTGCTCTCTGGTCACCTCCTGATGCTGCGAGAAGGCCTGGGCGACAGACTCGTCCTCGGTCTGCTCGGAGAGCTCGCCGAGCGCGTCGACCAGCTGCTGTTCGCTGTAGTACAGTTCCTGCAGCCCTTCTACGAGGAGCGCCTCGGGGGAGTCGGTGGTCATACGTCCGCAGATAGGGGGAGCGCGCGCATGAGCGGCGAGGTTGTGTACGCCGGGCAGTTAAGTACGGGGCGGCGTGGGACGGGGACCGCGACGGCGGCGGACCGGTCAGGCCACCTCCCGGAGCGGGGCGCCGGGGACCAGCCTTTTCATCCCCCCGACCTTGGCGCGGGGTATGGAGTATACCACCCTCGGTTCCACCGGGATGGAGGTCTCGAAGATCTGTCTGGGCTGTATGAGCTTCGGGAGCGAGGAGGACTGGATGCTCGACCGCGAGGAGTCGCGGGAGATCATCGAGCGCGCCATCGACCTCGGGGTCAACTTCTTCGACACGGCCAACGCCTACTCCGACGGCGAGAGCGAGGAGATCCTCGGCGAGGTACTGGCCGACTACGACCGCGACGAGCAGGTCGTCGCCACGAAGGTCCGGTTCCCCGCCGGCGAGGACCACCCCAACGCCGACGGACTCTCCCGGAAGACCATCGAGCAGGAACTGGACAACTCCCTCGATCGGCTGGGCATGGACACCATCGACCTCTACCAGACCCACCGCGTCGACCCGGACACGCCGCCGGAGACGACGCTGCGGGCGCTCGACGACGCCGTCCGCAGGGGCAAGGTCCGCCACGTCGGCACCTCCTCGATGTGGGCCCACCAGCTCGCCGAGCGCCTGCGCGTCAGCGAGCGGGAGGACCTGGTCTCCTTCGAGACGATGCAGAACCACTACCACGTCGCCTACCGCGAGGAGGAGCGGGAGATGCTGCCCCTCTGTGACACGGAGGACATCGGCGTCATCCCGTGGGGGCCGCTGGGCCAGGGCTTCCTCGCGCGCCCGTTCGACGAACTGGAGCGCACCGACCGGGGCGACCCCGAGAACTTCCACAACCCCACGCCCGAGTACGAGCGCGGCGGCGGGCAGGAGATCAACGAGCGCCTCCAGGAGGTCGCCGCCGACCACGGGGTCACGATGGCCCAGGCCGCGCTGGCCTGGCAGTTCCAGAACGATTACGTCGACGCGCCCATCGTCGGTACCACCAGCATCGAGCACCTCGAACAGGCCGTCGAGGCGCTGGAGGTCGACCTCTCGGCCTCCGACGTGGCCTACCTCGAGGAGCCCTACGAGCCCCAGCCGATCGTCGGACACGAGTAGGATTCAGGCGTCGGCACACCGGCCTCGGATAGCGGAACACGCGACCGACGACGATGCCGACGGGCGCGGCTATCCGGTCGCAGTCACTCGAAAGAAGAAACGCAGACGACTACGCGTTATTCGCCCTTCTCGATGGGGGCGCCCACGAGGTTGCCCCACTCGGTCCAGGAGCCGTCGTAGTTGACGGCGTCGTCGTAGCCCAGCAGCTCGTGCAGGGCGAACCAGGCGACGGAGGAGCGCTCGCCGATGCGGCAGTAGGCGACGGTCGTTTCGTCGCCGTCGATGCCTTCCTCGGCGTAGAGCTCTTCCAGCTCGTCGAAGTCCTTGAACGTGCCGTCGTCGTTGGTGACGGCCGCCCAGGAGATGTTCTGTGCGCCGGGGACGTGGCCGCCGCGCTGGGCCGTCTCCTGCAGGCCCGGGGGCGCGAGGACCTCGCCGGAGAACTCCTCGGGCGAGCGGACGTCGACGAGCGGCAGGCCCTTCTCGACGGCGTTCTCGACGTCGTCGCGGTACGCGCGGATGGACTCGCGCGGGCCGGAGGCGCTGTAGTCGCGCTCGGAGAAGGACGGGACCTCGTCCGTGGTCGGATAGTCGTTGTCGAGCCAGTACTCGCGGCCACCGTCCAGCAGGCGGACGTCGTCGTGGCCGTAGTACTTGAACTGCCAGTAGGTGTAGGCGGCGAACCAGTTGGAGTTGTCGCCGTACAGGACGACGGTGTCGTCGTCGCTGATGCCGTGACTGCCGAGCAGGTCCTCGAAGTCCTCCTTCGAGAGGATGTCCCGCTGGGTCTGGTCCTGGAGCTGCGTCTCCCAGTTGAAACCGATCGCGCCGGGGGCGTGGGCCTCCTCGTAGGCCTCCGTGTCGACGTCGACCTCCACGAGCCGCAGATCAGAGTCGTCGCTCTCGAAGTCGTCGAGCTTGCCCTCGACCCAGTCCGCTGAGACGAGGACGTCGTTCGCGTAGTCGCTCATAGTTGCGTACCTGCGTACGGGCCCCCTTCTTATACCCCTGCTTATGACGGCATGGTCCGCCACTCCTCCCCCTTTCCGGCAGAACCTGCGGATTCCCGAAGGAATTATTACGACTCACAATGTCATCGTGAGTTCGACGAATGGGGTGGGGCGGGAGTGTGCGGTCCCTGCGGCGGGAACCGGCCAGCCACCTGCCGGTCGTAATTGCCGCTATCTTCGAGCCGTTTCAACTGGCGAAACGCGAGGGCGGGCGGGAGCGGCGGCCCGGCAGCCCAGACATACAGGTTCAAGCCCGCGGAGGGGAAAGTCGCGGGTAATGACCGACATCGTCTCCGCGGAGTGGGTGCTCGACCGCCCGGACGTCCGGATCGTCGACGTCCGGGACGCCTGGGAGTACGATGGCATCGGGCACCTCCCCGGCGCCGTGAACGTCCCCTTCGACGCCTACCGCGCCGACGCCCACGAGGCCGAGGGCGGCGAGGGAAGTGCCGGGATGCTCCCCGACGAAGGCGAGTTCGAGGCGCTGCTGGGCGAGGCCGGGATCGGCGTCGACGACCACGTGGTCGCCTACGACGACACCCACGGCGTGTTCGCGGCCCGCCTGCTCGTCACCCTGGAGCTGTTCGGCCACGACCCCGCGAAGCTCCACCTGCTGGACGGCGACTTCTCCGCGTGGCAGCTCGAGCACGAGACGACCGGTGAGGTTCCCGAGCCGGCGCCGACCGACTACGCCGTCGACCCGCCCGCTGAGACGCCGCTGGTCGACGCCGACGCGGTGTCCGCGGCCGCCGAGAGCGGCGACGCCGTCATCGTCGACACGCGCGAGCAGTGGGAGTACGAGGAGGGACACATCCCCGGCGCGGTCCGGCTGGACTGGCAGACCCTCGTCGACGACGAGACGCGCGGGCTCCGGCCCGAAGACGACGTCCGTGAGATCCTGACCGAGCGGGGGATCGTCCCGGAGGAGCGGATCGTGCTGTACTGCAACACCGCCCGGCGGATCAGCCACACCTACGTCGTCCTCCGGCACCTGGGCTTCGAGGACGTGGCCTTCTACGAGGGGAGCCTCACCGAGTGGGAGCGCCA of the Halomicrobium salinisoli genome contains:
- a CDS encoding sulfurtransferase; amino-acid sequence: MTDIVSAEWVLDRPDVRIVDVRDAWEYDGIGHLPGAVNVPFDAYRADAHEAEGGEGSAGMLPDEGEFEALLGEAGIGVDDHVVAYDDTHGVFAARLLVTLELFGHDPAKLHLLDGDFSAWQLEHETTGEVPEPAPTDYAVDPPAETPLVDADAVSAAAESGDAVIVDTREQWEYEEGHIPGAVRLDWQTLVDDETRGLRPEDDVREILTERGIVPEERIVLYCNTARRISHTYVVLRHLGFEDVAFYEGSLTEWERQGRPLETA
- a CDS encoding ferritin-like domain-containing protein, whose protein sequence is MTTDSPEALLVEGLQELYYSEQQLVDALGELSEQTEDESVAQAFSQHQEVTREHVNRLEQVFEQMDQEPDAKQEQVVDALIDEHEQFAQENEGEVLDRYNIEVGQKTEHYEIAAYGNATSLAGKLGYDEAADTLEQTLREEEQALDELSQVGEQFDEDIAAD
- a CDS encoding sulfurtransferase: MSDYANDVLVSADWVEGKLDDFESDDSDLRLVEVDVDTEAYEEAHAPGAIGFNWETQLQDQTQRDILSKEDFEDLLGSHGISDDDTVVLYGDNSNWFAAYTYWQFKYYGHDDVRLLDGGREYWLDNDYPTTDEVPSFSERDYSASGPRESIRAYRDDVENAVEKGLPLVDVRSPEEFSGEVLAPPGLQETAQRGGHVPGAQNISWAAVTNDDGTFKDFDELEELYAEEGIDGDETTVAYCRIGERSSVAWFALHELLGYDDAVNYDGSWTEWGNLVGAPIEKGE
- a CDS encoding aldo/keto reductase gives rise to the protein MEYTTLGSTGMEVSKICLGCMSFGSEEDWMLDREESREIIERAIDLGVNFFDTANAYSDGESEEILGEVLADYDRDEQVVATKVRFPAGEDHPNADGLSRKTIEQELDNSLDRLGMDTIDLYQTHRVDPDTPPETTLRALDDAVRRGKVRHVGTSSMWAHQLAERLRVSEREDLVSFETMQNHYHVAYREEEREMLPLCDTEDIGVIPWGPLGQGFLARPFDELERTDRGDPENFHNPTPEYERGGGQEINERLQEVAADHGVTMAQAALAWQFQNDYVDAPIVGTTSIEHLEQAVEALEVDLSASDVAYLEEPYEPQPIVGHE